A section of the Lujinxingia vulgaris genome encodes:
- a CDS encoding RNA polymerase sigma factor: protein MAQTEPQFDVDATLITRAAAGDRVAFRQLYERHVGYVAHHVGRLVGPRGDLEDVVQEVFVQVHRCLADYRGDCTFTTWLYRVSRNVAIDHLRRRKKTVSLDDWRPLRQSGSSWRRLEARDQLRGLYAAMEKMPLDHREAFVLYEIEGMKLREIADLTGDPLNTVASRVRRARQDLREVLEATQRGERP from the coding sequence ATGGCCCAGACCGAACCCCAGTTTGACGTCGACGCGACGTTGATCACCCGCGCAGCCGCCGGAGATCGCGTCGCGTTTCGGCAGCTCTACGAGCGCCACGTCGGCTATGTGGCGCATCATGTGGGGCGGCTGGTCGGGCCCCGCGGCGATCTGGAAGATGTGGTTCAGGAGGTCTTTGTGCAGGTGCACCGCTGCCTGGCGGACTACCGCGGCGACTGCACCTTCACGACCTGGCTCTACCGGGTCTCGCGCAACGTGGCCATCGATCACCTGCGACGGCGCAAGAAGACCGTCTCGCTCGACGACTGGCGCCCGCTGCGCCAGTCCGGCAGCTCCTGGCGGCGCCTGGAGGCCCGCGATCAGCTGCGCGGCCTCTACGCCGCGATGGAGAAGATGCCCCTGGATCATCGCGAAGCCTTTGTGCTCTATGAGATCGAGGGCATGAAGTTGCGCGAGATCGCCGACTTAACCGGCGACCCGCTCAACACGGTGGCCTCCCGGGTGCGCCGCGCGCGGCAAGATTTGCGCGAGGTGCTCGAAGCCACCCAACGTGGAGAGCGGCCATGA
- a CDS encoding DUF7107 domain-containing protein, which translates to MVHVLKLMMVLAMMLFSSACLIVEEGHSWGGDGEVGCECDRDSDCFSGVCDDDVCAEAECTWSSDCDDDERCVSGRCRDSDDPYDDGSDYDDDAGYDDGADTGDDGADTGDDGADTGDDDCPVEDDGQPGCGPLDSCVLNNECPFGSLCLDGRCQVTCTDDLHCPTTEVCQDGICQPDRQGGDQCVYDEDCGTGACINGFCLDRCESDAACADGEYCRSGVCRPDHRPGPQCRVGADCNPDEDCVNARCRSACTCDEDCEIIGGAGDTCVEGYCVAAHETNPECTLSSDCADNSRCLDGLCVPF; encoded by the coding sequence ATGGTACATGTGCTCAAGCTGATGATGGTGCTGGCAATGATGCTCTTCTCGAGCGCCTGCCTGATTGTTGAAGAGGGCCACAGCTGGGGTGGCGACGGCGAAGTTGGCTGCGAGTGCGATCGCGACAGCGACTGCTTTAGCGGTGTGTGTGACGACGATGTCTGCGCCGAGGCCGAGTGCACCTGGAGCTCGGATTGCGACGACGATGAGCGCTGCGTCAGCGGCCGCTGCCGCGACAGCGACGATCCTTACGACGATGGCTCCGACTACGATGATGACGCCGGCTACGATGATGGCGCAGACACCGGCGATGATGGCGCAGATACCGGCGATGATGGCGCAGATACCGGCGATGACGACTGCCCGGTCGAAGATGATGGCCAGCCCGGCTGCGGCCCGCTCGACAGCTGCGTGCTCAACAACGAGTGCCCCTTCGGCTCGCTCTGCCTCGATGGGCGCTGCCAGGTCACCTGCACCGACGATCTGCATTGCCCGACCACCGAGGTCTGCCAGGATGGCATCTGCCAGCCCGACCGCCAGGGCGGCGACCAGTGCGTCTACGATGAGGACTGCGGCACGGGTGCCTGCATCAACGGCTTCTGCCTGGATCGTTGCGAGAGCGACGCGGCCTGCGCCGACGGGGAGTACTGCCGCAGCGGCGTCTGCCGCCCCGACCACCGCCCCGGCCCCCAGTGCCGGGTGGGCGCGGACTGCAACCCGGACGAAGACTGCGTCAACGCCCGCTGCCGCTCCGCCTGCACCTGCGATGAGGACTGCGAGATCATCGGCGGCGCCGGCGACACCTGCGTGGAGGGCTACTGCGTGGCCGCCCACGAGACCAACCCGGAGTGCACCCTGAGCAGCGACTGCGCAGATAACTCGCGCTGCCTCGACGGTCTGTGCGTACCCTTCTAA
- a CDS encoding FKBP-type peptidyl-prolyl cis-trans isomerase, with the protein MSDLNAVVADDKVVIFHYTLTDKEGEVLDSSEGQEPMAYLHGAGNIVPGLESQMTGKKVGDAFKAEVAPAEGYGEKQGPGPQPVERSAFPPGAEIHEGMMFAAQMPDGSQMPLWVVGIEGDKIMVDNNHPLAGETLFFDVKIEGIRDANASELDHGHPHGIDGTHSH; encoded by the coding sequence ATGTCCGACCTCAACGCGGTCGTCGCCGACGACAAAGTCGTCATCTTTCATTACACCCTGACCGACAAAGAGGGCGAAGTCCTCGACTCCTCCGAAGGTCAGGAGCCGATGGCCTACCTCCACGGCGCCGGCAACATCGTGCCCGGCCTGGAGAGCCAGATGACCGGCAAAAAGGTCGGCGACGCCTTCAAAGCCGAGGTCGCCCCGGCCGAGGGTTATGGCGAGAAGCAGGGCCCCGGCCCGCAGCCCGTCGAGCGCAGCGCCTTCCCCCCCGGCGCCGAGATTCACGAAGGCATGATGTTCGCCGCCCAGATGCCCGACGGCTCCCAGATGCCCCTGTGGGTCGTGGGAATCGAAGGCGACAAGATCATGGTCGACAACAACCACCCCCTGGCCGGTGAAACCCTCTTCTTCGACGTGAAGATCGAGGGCATCCGCGACGCCAACGCCTCGGAGCTCGATCACGGGCACCCGCACGGCATCGACGGCACCCACTCGCACTGA
- the folK gene encoding 2-amino-4-hydroxy-6-hydroxymethyldihydropteridine diphosphokinase, whose protein sequence is MSKPTLDGKPSRAIIALGTNLGDRALALKRALDALDHLPRSGLGALSAFYETQPRIVEDQPLFLNACAELFTELAPLDLLDGLLAIERAMGRVRLQPKGPRAIDLDLLFYDDQTLDHPRLTLPHPAIAERAFVLVPLCDIAAELEHPVLGVSAQKLLEGCEDAGWVREFEEAPALTLLF, encoded by the coding sequence TTGAGCAAACCCACCTTAGACGGCAAGCCTTCCCGGGCGATCATCGCGCTGGGCACCAACCTGGGCGATCGGGCCCTGGCGCTCAAGCGCGCGCTCGACGCCCTCGACCACCTGCCGCGCAGCGGCCTGGGCGCGCTCAGCGCGTTTTATGAGACGCAGCCACGCATTGTCGAGGACCAACCGCTCTTTTTAAACGCCTGCGCCGAGCTCTTCACCGAGCTTGCTCCTCTCGATCTTCTCGACGGGCTGCTCGCCATTGAGCGCGCGATGGGGCGAGTGCGTCTGCAGCCGAAGGGACCGCGAGCGATCGATCTGGATCTTTTGTTTTATGACGATCAGACGCTCGATCATCCCCGGCTGACCCTGCCGCATCCGGCGATTGCCGAGCGGGCTTTTGTGCTCGTGCCCCTCTGCGATATCGCCGCCGAGCTTGAGCATCCCGTGCTCGGCGTGAGCGCCCAAAAGCTTCTCGAAGGCTGTGAGGATGCGGGCTGGGTAAGGGAGTTCGAAGAGGCGCCGGCGCTGACTCTTTTGTTCTGA
- the uvrB gene encoding excinuclease ABC subunit UvrB: MRESRKFELVTEYSPEGDQPTAIKQMVEGLQRGERYQTLLGATGTGKTFAIANTVAQVNKPTLVMAPNKTLAAQLYAEFKELFPHNAVEYFVSYYDYYQPEAYIPSTDTFIEKDSAINDAIDRMRHSATRSLFERNDVLIVASVSCIYGLGSGEAYMGMLLFLEEGDEVRRDSVLEKLVEMQFKRRDMDFHRGTFRVRGDVVEIFPAHEEDKAIRIEFFGDEVEAIYEIDPLRGKRLRQLEKIAVYPNTHYAVLPEKKKLAMESIKAELRERLEELVARGMLLEAQRLEQRTQFDLEMIATMGFCNGIENYSRHFSGRDPGAAPPCLFDYFPDDYLLVIDESHVTVPQIGGMYRGDRSRKTTLVEHGFRLPSAMDNRPMKFEEWENHINQVIFVSATPGDYELEKCEGVVVEQIIRPTGLIDPEIEIRPALEQVDDVYGEIRQRVDAGERVLVTTLTKRMSEDLTEYLEELGVKVRYLHSDIDTIERMNLIRDLRKGVFDVLIGINLLREGLDIPEVSLVAILDADKEGFLRSTRSLIQTIGRAARNSKGKVILYADTLTRSIKEAVEETNRRREIQLAYNEAHGITPRTITKKISDLEQHVPPDPDAAPDASPYEKAAALLDDTSGVLSPGAEETPQLLEKRIEKLREAMKVAARELRFEDAARLRDELRAVQARFLGVG; this comes from the coding sequence GTGCGAGAGTCCAGAAAGTTCGAGCTTGTGACCGAATACTCGCCAGAGGGGGACCAGCCCACCGCCATCAAGCAGATGGTCGAGGGCTTGCAGCGCGGGGAGCGCTACCAGACGCTGCTCGGGGCGACCGGCACGGGCAAGACCTTTGCGATCGCCAACACGGTGGCGCAGGTCAACAAACCGACGCTCGTGATGGCGCCCAACAAGACGCTGGCCGCGCAGCTTTACGCCGAATTCAAAGAGCTCTTCCCCCATAACGCGGTGGAGTATTTCGTAAGTTATTACGACTACTACCAGCCCGAGGCGTACATCCCCTCGACCGACACCTTCATCGAGAAAGATTCGGCGATCAACGACGCCATCGACCGCATGCGCCACTCCGCCACGCGCAGCCTCTTTGAGCGCAACGACGTGCTCATCGTGGCCTCGGTCAGCTGCATCTACGGCCTGGGGAGCGGCGAGGCCTATATGGGGATGTTGTTGTTCCTGGAGGAGGGCGACGAGGTACGGCGAGATAGTGTGCTGGAGAAGTTGGTGGAGATGCAGTTCAAGCGTCGCGACATGGACTTCCACCGCGGCACCTTCCGGGTGCGGGGCGATGTCGTGGAAATCTTCCCGGCGCACGAGGAGGATAAGGCGATTCGCATCGAGTTTTTCGGCGACGAGGTCGAGGCGATCTACGAGATCGATCCTTTGCGCGGAAAGCGGCTGCGCCAGCTGGAAAAGATCGCCGTCTACCCCAACACCCACTACGCCGTGCTCCCCGAGAAGAAGAAGCTGGCGATGGAGTCCATCAAGGCCGAGCTGCGCGAGCGTTTAGAGGAGCTCGTGGCGCGCGGGATGCTGCTGGAGGCCCAGCGCCTGGAGCAGCGCACCCAGTTCGACCTGGAGATGATCGCGACGATGGGCTTCTGCAACGGGATTGAGAACTACTCGCGCCACTTCTCCGGCCGCGACCCGGGCGCTGCCCCGCCCTGCCTTTTCGACTACTTCCCCGACGACTACCTGCTGGTCATCGACGAGTCGCACGTCACCGTGCCGCAGATCGGCGGCATGTACCGCGGCGACCGCTCCCGCAAGACCACGCTGGTGGAGCACGGCTTTCGCCTGCCCAGCGCGATGGACAACCGCCCCATGAAGTTCGAGGAGTGGGAGAATCACATCAACCAGGTGATCTTCGTCTCGGCCACCCCGGGCGACTACGAGCTTGAGAAATGCGAGGGCGTGGTCGTCGAGCAGATCATCCGCCCGACCGGCCTCATCGACCCGGAGATCGAGATCCGCCCGGCGCTCGAGCAGGTCGACGACGTCTATGGCGAGATTCGCCAGCGCGTCGACGCCGGCGAACGCGTGCTCGTCACAACGCTCACCAAACGCATGAGCGAAGATCTCACCGAATACCTCGAAGAGCTCGGCGTGAAGGTGCGCTACCTGCACAGCGACATCGACACCATCGAGCGCATGAACTTAATTCGCGACCTGCGAAAAGGCGTCTTCGACGTGCTCATCGGCATCAACCTTCTGCGTGAGGGCCTGGACATCCCCGAGGTCAGTCTGGTGGCGATTCTCGACGCCGATAAAGAGGGATTCTTGCGCTCGACGCGCAGCCTGATTCAGACCATCGGGCGTGCTGCGCGTAACTCCAAAGGCAAAGTCATCCTTTATGCCGACACCCTCACCCGCTCCATCAAAGAGGCGGTCGAGGAGACCAACCGCCGCCGCGAGATTCAGCTCGCTTACAACGAGGCCCACGGCATCACGCCGCGCACGATCACCAAAAAGATCTCCGACCTGGAGCAGCACGTTCCGCCGGACCCCGACGCCGCGCCCGATGCCAGCCCTTACGAGAAGGCCGCGGCGCTGCTCGACGACACCTCCGGCGTGCTGAGCCCCGGCGCCGAGGAGACACCCCAGCTTCTGGAGAAACGCATCGAGAAGTTGCGCGAGGCCATGAAGGTCGCCGCCCGGGAGCTGCGTTTCGAGGATGCTGCCAGGTTGCGCGATGAGCTGCGGGCGGTTCAGGCGAGGTTTTTAGGCGTAGGTTAA
- a CDS encoding ATPase, T2SS/T4P/T4SS family, translated as MSEVSEVSEVSEVSEVSEVSDVSEVSEVSEISDASEDTEASEVSEVSEVSDAFVDPFADDPEIEVLSEVSEIALDPPALPEPHEQHDATWYAARGVHDARVVEVLNQVARRTFMATGDDPDQPLSAATTLPPLEVVGKLIAALELTPNAKVLEIGTDTGYIAALLSRLASFVYSVERRLPLAKLAEGRLKRLGIANVDILHGPRLTEYALNSPYDAILLSAIAPRVPEKLKGRLAIGGRMVVPVAEGDKHPEILCIQRTGADTYDQQSLGQLRFSSKLGDILVELGVADRSDIELAALEADARGQRLGQALVESARIQERDLIKALAIQRGFLLAPVDTLLKIADHELVYSVPRAFLRHHQVIPLLVYQGRLTVATVDPDAPTIELARILDATQIETYLVSHEEFDHLWNTLLEGRRPGDVHEDNLKTRVEQKFENVLRAAHRVSASTIHIDNQPDGASVRLRMASGLTEVAELAFDAPEITYLVEFLKMSAHLDPLEQVIPQRGRLSWVRDARTYHLHIHVMPSILGEQLSIKLLSRGEEPAGLEELGFDEEVVGELDAVLQGPPGLFLIVGPRHEQKSQTFYALLKRLGADRRLKVASLEDDILATIPGVQQALIQPERGFGFDAAISEFVRFDVDVLGIGDFPDPQTVMQALNLARRGVRVVGVLHGKSALHVLQGLREFGVPVEALAHGLSAILTQRSAARICDNCREPFTAPVAFTQKLFPQGAPMGFKTYRGAGCPACAGDGTRGRTPVVELMPLTDQLRAALAADEPSSGLRQAAQASGVTPLAERAIDLARQGVIPPEELVNFLN; from the coding sequence GTGAGCGAAGTATCCGAGGTTTCTGAAGTTTCCGAAGTCAGCGAAGTCAGCGAAGTCAGCGACGTCTCCGAAGTCTCCGAAGTTTCCGAAATCAGCGACGCCTCCGAAGACACCGAAGCGTCTGAGGTCAGCGAGGTCTCCGAAGTCAGCGACGCCTTCGTCGATCCCTTCGCAGACGACCCCGAGATCGAAGTCTTGAGCGAAGTCAGCGAGATCGCCCTCGACCCGCCCGCGCTCCCCGAGCCTCATGAGCAGCACGACGCCACCTGGTACGCCGCCCGCGGCGTGCACGACGCGCGCGTCGTCGAAGTCCTCAACCAGGTCGCCCGCCGCACCTTCATGGCCACCGGCGACGATCCCGACCAACCTTTAAGCGCTGCCACCACGCTGCCCCCGCTCGAAGTCGTCGGCAAACTCATCGCCGCGCTCGAGCTCACCCCCAACGCCAAAGTCCTGGAGATCGGCACCGACACCGGCTACATCGCCGCGCTGCTCAGCCGCCTGGCCTCCTTCGTCTACTCCGTCGAGCGCCGCCTGCCGCTCGCCAAACTCGCCGAAGGCCGCCTCAAACGCCTCGGCATCGCCAACGTCGACATCCTCCACGGCCCGCGCCTGACCGAATACGCGCTCAACTCCCCCTACGACGCCATTTTGCTCTCGGCCATCGCCCCGCGCGTGCCCGAAAAACTCAAGGGCCGCCTGGCCATCGGCGGCCGCATGGTCGTCCCGGTGGCCGAGGGCGACAAACACCCCGAGATCCTCTGCATCCAGCGCACCGGCGCCGACACCTACGATCAGCAGAGCCTGGGCCAACTTCGCTTCTCCTCCAAACTCGGCGACATCCTCGTCGAGCTCGGCGTCGCCGACCGCTCCGACATCGAGCTCGCCGCCCTCGAAGCCGACGCCCGCGGCCAGCGATTGGGTCAGGCGCTGGTCGAGAGCGCCCGCATCCAGGAGCGCGATCTCATCAAGGCGCTCGCCATTCAGCGCGGCTTTCTGCTCGCGCCGGTCGACACGCTCTTAAAGATCGCCGACCACGAGCTCGTCTACTCGGTGCCGCGGGCCTTCTTGCGCCACCACCAGGTGATCCCGCTGCTCGTCTACCAGGGCCGCCTCACCGTCGCCACGGTCGACCCGGACGCCCCCACCATCGAGCTGGCCCGCATCCTCGACGCCACCCAGATTGAGACCTATCTGGTGAGCCACGAGGAGTTCGACCACCTCTGGAACACCCTGCTCGAAGGCCGCCGCCCGGGCGATGTGCACGAAGACAACCTGAAAACCCGCGTCGAACAGAAGTTCGAAAACGTGCTGCGCGCCGCCCACCGCGTCTCCGCCTCCACCATCCACATCGACAACCAGCCCGACGGCGCCTCGGTGCGCCTGCGCATGGCCTCCGGGCTGACCGAGGTGGCCGAGCTGGCCTTTGACGCCCCCGAGATCACCTACCTCGTCGAATTTTTGAAGATGAGCGCGCATCTCGACCCCCTGGAGCAGGTCATCCCCCAGCGCGGCCGCCTCTCCTGGGTGCGCGACGCCCGCACCTACCACCTGCACATCCACGTGATGCCCTCGATCCTCGGCGAACAGCTCTCCATCAAGCTCCTCTCCCGCGGCGAGGAGCCTGCGGGACTCGAAGAGCTCGGCTTTGATGAGGAGGTGGTCGGCGAGCTTGATGCGGTCCTCCAGGGCCCCCCGGGCCTCTTTTTGATTGTGGGTCCGCGCCACGAACAAAAGTCCCAGACCTTCTACGCGCTGCTCAAACGCCTGGGCGCCGACCGCCGTCTCAAGGTCGCCTCGCTGGAAGACGACATCCTTGCCACCATCCCCGGCGTGCAGCAGGCGCTCATCCAACCCGAGCGCGGCTTTGGCTTCGACGCCGCCATCTCCGAGTTCGTACGTTTTGACGTCGACGTCCTCGGCATCGGCGACTTCCCCGACCCCCAGACCGTCATGCAGGCCCTCAACCTGGCCCGCCGCGGCGTGCGCGTGGTCGGCGTCCTCCACGGCAAGAGCGCCCTGCACGTGCTGCAGGGCCTGCGCGAGTTCGGCGTCCCCGTCGAAGCCCTGGCCCACGGCTTAAGCGCCATCCTCACCCAGCGCAGCGCCGCCCGCATCTGCGACAACTGCCGCGAACCCTTCACCGCCCCGGTCGCCTTCACCCAAAAGCTCTTCCCCCAGGGCGCCCCCATGGGCTTTAAAACCTACCGCGGCGCCGGCTGCCCGGCCTGCGCCGGCGACGGCACCCGCGGCCGCACCCCGGTCGTCGAACTCATGCCGCTGACCGACCAACTCCGCGCCGCCCTGGCCGCCGACGAACCCTCCTCCGGCCTGCGCCAGGCCGCCCAGGCCAGCGGCGTCACACCGCTCGCCGAACGCGCCATCGACCTCGCCCGCCAGGGGGTGATTCCGCCGGAGGAGCTGGTGAATTTTCTCAATTAA
- the cysS gene encoding cysteine--tRNA ligase, translated as MSIRPITLFDTMSDQKRTLEPAEPGKVSMYVCGVTVYDLTHIGHARVFIFFDVVQRFLRHVGYDLTFVRNHTDVDDKIIKRAAEKGIDPLELSQNFIEALDEDMGQLGVAHADVEPKVSEHIDDIIAMVERLIERGHAYAAEGDVYFRISSFDDYGKLSGRKLDDMEAGRSGRVEASDIKEHPFDFALWKGAAEGELGWQSPWGYGRPGWHIECSAMSQRYLGDSFDIHGGGRDLIFPHHENEIAQSEAACGHAPFARNWMHVGMVNVAETNEEGERIERKMSKSLGNFWTTRDVLQGFHPEAIRYFMHTVLYRNPITYAVEQLEEAAGRVEYLYTCITRIDEALARAGFNAADNTPPQTGLVAERKELIEGFMERFDEAMADDFNTPRALALIGELARAINDATQSKKKPKGDEPYTLFKLRELLTSAGNILGLLQREPQKALLELRDLKVKALDLDADHIESLIARRNEARAAKDWAKADTLRDELDALQVEIMDSTEGTTWRIK; from the coding sequence ATGAGCATCCGACCGATCACCCTCTTTGACACCATGAGCGACCAGAAGCGAACCCTTGAGCCGGCCGAGCCCGGTAAGGTCAGCATGTATGTCTGCGGGGTGACGGTCTACGACCTCACGCATATCGGGCACGCCCGTGTCTTCATCTTTTTCGATGTCGTGCAGCGCTTTCTGCGCCACGTCGGCTACGACCTGACCTTTGTGCGCAACCACACCGACGTGGACGACAAGATCATCAAACGCGCCGCCGAGAAGGGCATCGACCCGCTGGAGCTCTCTCAGAACTTCATCGAGGCGCTCGATGAAGATATGGGTCAGCTGGGCGTGGCGCATGCCGATGTGGAGCCGAAGGTCAGCGAGCATATCGACGATATTATCGCGATGGTGGAGCGCCTCATTGAGCGCGGGCACGCCTACGCGGCCGAGGGCGACGTGTACTTCCGCATCAGCTCCTTTGACGACTACGGCAAGCTCTCCGGCCGCAAGCTCGACGATATGGAGGCGGGGCGCTCCGGCCGGGTGGAGGCCTCCGACATCAAAGAGCATCCCTTTGACTTCGCGCTCTGGAAGGGCGCCGCAGAGGGTGAGCTGGGCTGGCAGTCCCCCTGGGGTTATGGGCGCCCGGGCTGGCATATCGAATGCTCGGCGATGAGCCAGCGCTACCTCGGCGACAGCTTTGATATTCACGGCGGCGGTCGCGACCTGATCTTCCCGCACCACGAGAACGAGATCGCCCAATCCGAGGCCGCCTGCGGCCACGCACCCTTCGCCCGAAACTGGATGCACGTGGGCATGGTCAACGTCGCCGAGACCAACGAAGAGGGGGAGCGCATCGAGCGTAAGATGTCGAAATCCCTCGGCAATTTCTGGACGACCCGCGACGTCCTGCAGGGCTTCCACCCCGAGGCGATCCGCTACTTCATGCACACGGTGCTCTACCGCAACCCCATCACCTACGCCGTCGAGCAGCTCGAAGAGGCCGCCGGCCGCGTCGAGTATTTGTACACCTGCATCACCCGCATCGATGAAGCCCTGGCCCGCGCCGGCTTCAACGCCGCCGACAACACCCCGCCCCAGACCGGCCTTGTGGCCGAGCGCAAAGAGCTCATCGAAGGCTTCATGGAGCGCTTCGACGAGGCGATGGCCGACGACTTCAACACCCCCCGCGCCCTGGCGCTCATCGGCGAGTTGGCCCGCGCCATCAATGACGCCACGCAGTCCAAGAAGAAGCCCAAAGGCGATGAGCCCTACACCCTCTTTAAGCTGCGCGAGCTTTTGACCTCCGCCGGCAACATTTTGGGACTTCTCCAGCGCGAGCCGCAAAAAGCGCTGCTGGAATTGCGCGACCTCAAGGTCAAAGCCCTGGATCTCGACGCCGACCACATCGAATCGCTCATCGCCCGGCGTAACGAGGCCCGCGCCGCCAAAGACTGGGCCAAAGCCGACACCCTCCGCGACGAGCTCGACGCCCTCCAGGTCGAGATCATGGACAGCACCGAAGGCACCACCTGGCGCATCAAGTGA